The nucleotide sequence GAGAAAATTAAGTCTTTCCCCTCAATCATCTTAATGTACTTCTAATTTAAATAACAAACTTACAAGTTTTCCCACCCTCTGAAAgcatggaagaggaaaaagtacAGGTAGTTAACACCAAATTCAGCAGAATTTCTACAGTATGATTCAGCCTAAAACAGATTTGAATTCTGATTtatgaggaagaaaaatctgGAACTTTGCCAAGTATGCAAAACTGACTGAGCTCTTCATGTGAGACGCAGGACATCAAAGAAGTCACAGGAGATTCACACAGTTTTACACAAAGCCAAAATAGACCTTTACTTCTCACTCTTCAGGGGGCACACACAGTACCACAGCTGTTGTTACATGtcagtgctcctgcagcagcaagtCTCAGAGGGTTTATCACACACAGATGCTATTCCAAGTCACTCATCACCATCCCCACAGCTTCTTCCTTTATGCGTTAAACATCCCCACTAGACTGTGAAAtgatctattttttaaattctgattaGATCAGTGAAATTATCAGTGTGTTTTATTGAGGTATTtggaagagaggagggaagTTGTTAAAGGATTTAACAGTTCCAATTTAGAATTTGGCTATACCAAGTGAAATATTGAGGGATATGTGCACATTTGATTGGTTAGAGATTTCTGGGGAGGCTAACTGCTGTCTTTTCATAGCCAGGTCTCAATGTTTATAACACAAGTCCAAACCAAGGATTAGGAAACAAAAGATAACAAAAGAACAGCACATGTAGAGCTTCAAGAGATGCAAAGTGTAGACTTAGACAAGACTCACGGTTTAATGGTGATGAGATCTCTAAAgcttcccacagcactgcctcgGTTCCTCTTCTCAGCATCACATTTCTCTTTTGTCCAGGTCATCTGGATATTCTCAGGAACAGGGTCTGCCTCATCTTCCTCATCTGAGTAGAGGCTCTCCAGACGTGCTATTGAATGTCTGTCCTTTACAAGCTGAGCCTGGAGGGCACATGAGTGACAAGGAGGACTCAGAGACTTAATTTTATGCTACCTGGTGCTCTTTAAATAATTACAGACTTTTTGTTCCACTGTATCTTTTATTTTGCTCCTTCAATTTAGCCTTCAGGAGAGTCCTGATACCAGGAATCAGTCCTAGCTGAAGTCTTACACACCAAACTGACTCTTAACAGTTTTGATGGGTGTAAGCCAAGCAGAATTTGCACTGACAGAAGCCTGTATCCATACAAGAAAAAGTATCCAGCTCACATCATGACATGGGCAGATAAAACAGACAAGACCAGCTCAAAACTGAAAACGAAAATAAAAACCTTGACAAACACATGCAGAAAAGATGGATCATCTCTCAAAGCTACATGTCATAGACATCATAGTTACATGTCCTCTAAGCCCAAACTGGAAAGAcatcttcagcaggaaaacaggataTGCTATAAATTGAGACAAATACCGGATATCCcacataaagaaagaaacaggagcTACAAGCAAttttgggaaacaaaaaaagctaCACTAAAAGTATTTCCTTACATGTTTAGAGCAGAGGAGTTAAATTTAAGCAGCAGCTACATGACACACTACTAAGGAAGGCACTTTGTGTCATCCCCCTCAGCAGCCCATAGAGAACAACCACAAATGACATacctccctttccctctctgttttTGTCAGCCTCATTTGCCTCAGCATCTGAGATCTCTGCTCCATCATAAGAGTTCTCTCGTAAGTATACGCTGAGATATCACTATTGTGCTGCAGAAATAAGGACAGATATCGTGCTTGTAATCAAGTCATAAGCAAACATCACCATGTACACAATAAAGTGAGAAGTGGGCTTAATTCCCTTACCATTTCTACCACTTCTACCTCTGCCTCTATTCGGAGTTGATAGAGGAAAGTAGCCAAATCCTTCTTCATCTGGATGCTGTTATCATCCATCTGAGCAACAGtaaaaattctcattttgcattttctccaAACCTGGTGAGGGAACACAAACTCTCAGTTATTTGAACCAATGATACTTTGCTCTACAAAACAGAAACTTAGCAAAGTACCCACTCTCATTTATCAATACAGGCTCTACAACTGGACGAGGTTTCTTTAAactaaagaaagcagaaataggTGGGGGACATTCTCTGCATAGCTGCTTACTTTGTGCTGtttgagaagaaaaggaagcaaCATCAGCATGCCTCCATCGTGCACAATCCACCACACATCAATGTTGCCTTCGTTGTAACGCTCATGGTTGCTGGGGTAGAAGGACACATTTTTGGGAACCAGCAGAGCCAGGTGAGCTGCAGTTGTGCAGCGAACAGTACCTGCCCAGGAGGGGGAGAACACATTTACTTCCAATTCTGCAAGAGCCATTTATGGTTAGAAAAACGCTACTCATTGAGCAAGTTCAGTAAATCCTAAAAGTCATCActtaaataaagaaaagtatGTACAGCAAGGCTTGTACAGACAGGTAAGTCCAAGTGACAAAGCCTGGATAAAGCAGACTCACAGGAACACAATCCTTATTTCACACTcgaaagaaaagcagcaaccTTCAAAGCTAAGTATGAGGAGACAGCATCTGCTCTGCTCTAATTTGATTAAGTAACTGGACCACAGTAGGAGGAGAGAGACAGAGGCAAGGAGAGTGTTATCCACTAGTGAAGGATAGGTTAGAATCAGTGACAAAACAGAGATTGTCTAGGAAATAAATATACTTTGCCACAAAACCAGCATGTTGTAAGCCCGTAATTTTTTAACCATTCATTAGACACATGAGTTTTAGCTGCTAGATTAACCTTTGAAGATCTTCCTTAGGTCTTTTACCTACAGGAACAGGTATTTCAAACAGAGTTTTGTGAGAAAATATCTGCTTCTCCATCAATActagaaaaaaaagacaaacccaaacccaatcTTACAAGAATTCTGTTAAAATCCTCTGTGGGTACCATGTGTGTGATAAACACCTCTGTTCACAATGTCTGATCACACCAAACCTTTAAAGCTCACCTATAAATGTCTTCCAGGACCTTGGATCTTCACTCTGTCTCCAGCCATAGGgccaccccaaaaccacagTGTTGTGCTTCATGCCACCGAGTCCACAGGACTGGATCAAGTGAGCAATTCCCTCTCGAACCTTATTGGCTACAACTACTTGACAAAATCCTTTAACCTTCTCAATTTCCATCATATTCTTAATAGTCTGCAAGacagacaaagaaaaatctcagttttcctttccaaaaggAACTGCTAATATTTCTCTGTCATGAGATTACAATGTAAACTCCTGGTTCATATGTCCATACGTAAAGCATATTATAATGCAAAGTTCTGCTCATTAGGTTTCCTTtataaaacaaaagagaaaacaccACTTGTTTAAAACACAGTTTCTTTCCAAACATAATCATTTCTAACAGATTAAAGTAcagattttttggtttgtgctATCATCTCTTATACATAGTAGTAGATAGTGATATCTGTGTTACTATTTTACTTTCTATTTTCTAATCCTGTAACACCTTTTTAAACCCAAGGCCAGTTGACTTCATTTAGATTTCCAGTTTCAGATTCCCATGTAACATGCTGTGTTATATTAAATTTACAAATATAAGCACCAAATCCCCCACACTAGCAAGTAtatcttttatttgtttaaaaactaaataaacTTGATCAACACATAGCCCACGAactaattttccttttgtaccatttttcctacagaaaaagTCTCTGGGGAAGCAAATAATTATGCTGATGTTATACAGATATAAATAGGGCTATGATGTCATGTTTACATAATGAGGaagattaaataatttcttttaaaaatttcaggACCATCTTTCCATGCTTTTTGTAATAGATTTATCAACACACTGAAGAAGAATTTGCTAAGTTGAACAGTtactgaaatcacagaatcactatgttggaagagacctttaagatcaccaattccaacccagccctaacacctcaactaaaccatggctccaagtgccacatccagtcttttgttaaacacatccaggcatggtgactccaccacctcctcagGCAGACCATTCTAgtactttattactctttcagtaaaaaaaactttttactTGGAATATTCAGAAAACTAAATGGTCCTCTTCCCTCCATTAAACAGCATACAGAAACTTCTACAGTAATTATTTCCTATAAATGAAGGCAGTTTTATGCAGTAAGGCTGTTTACAAACATTGTGAGCATTGATCTTGCATTCCCAAAGGCACAACTGGCAGCTGAAACATGTATGCAAGTCCTTTACTGAACAGCTGTGGTACTGCTGAACTTGTTCTGTGTTTCATGGAAGTCTTGTTAAGACACTTTTTTCCACATATAATTAGGAAACAAAATTTTGCGTTACTGCCCACTCACCCCTTTCCACTTCAGGATTTAAGACACTgacctgctcagcagcctgggccTCTCCGTAAGTTTCCAGGAAATTCCCTTGGATGACTGATCCTATGATAGTCAAACCTTTACCAGCCTTCAGCTGGGATGCAAATGTTAACAGTCTAGGGTATTTCACATGCAAATCTTCATCAAGTTTCAGAAGCACCAGCAACTGAGgcctgcagaaaataaaaaagacaagacATTTTTTAACGAAAGCTTTAACAATAACACATGTAAAAAACTGCCTCCCATCACTTATATTGTGCTGGAATATTAACTCTGAAACATTCTTTCTGTATCTCACACATTCGGGAGTTTTACTTAATATCTTGTTTCTCTTGGTTAAAAGCAGATGTGAAACTGTAGGaattctgctgctgcactgtgCTGACAGCAATAAAACCTGCTGATATACCCAGCTTGAGAGGCTTGCATTAGTGTTTTATTTACAGGTATGTTTTTCAAGGCTCTTTTAAGTACTACTGGAGCACACACAGTGTTCATACTGTAGGGCTGTTCTCCCAGATTTAACTGGATATTTGTGCCAAGAAAATATCTGTATTCTGTATCCAGAAACCTGGCACatggaaaatacaaatatttttacctAAACACAGATCCCACCTCCCTTCTCTTCCTAAAGGTATTGCTACACAATCGAGTTGCTTTCTGTCTGGCTAACAAGTAGAAAAAGATTTATAAAAGACTTAATAAAACTCTGTCTTTGATAGATTCCTGTTGCTCTTGCTCAGAGCCCAAGGGTTGTGCAGCCAAGAGGAGGGTTCTTGCCCACTTAATCTGTTCTCAACATCAAGAAGGGATgacatcagaaggaaaaatgttgGCCACTGTTCATTTCTTGGCCTCTACACCTCTGTATTCACAGACCTCCAGTTTCCCCAGGTTCTGAATTCACCAATTTGGAGCCCAGTTAAAGATCCAAAGGGCACTAAAGGTCTGCCCATACAGGGGCTACACAGCAGGGCTCGGCAGCGACAGCTTACTACAAACTCAACGcctctttaaaatattctgggCATCTAAATTCATTCACACATCTTGTTTAGGGTCCAGTTTAATTCCTTTAGTGTAAGCAGATCCCCACGACAGCCATTCCATTAGTCCAAGGTGAGTACCTCCAGTTCTTGGTGTGTGGAGGGCCCTCCTCCAGCCTGAGCAGAGCGTATCTGGCTGCGCTGAGCGACAGGCCCCGGATGCCATCACCCCActccttctctgctctgtgagggACAAACAGGTCAGCCAACACCTGGCTCCACTTCACTGGACACTTACAGACAGGCTACAGAGATCTGAGCACTTACAGAGAGGCTACAGAGATCTGAGCACTTAGAGACAGGCTACAGAGATCTGAACACTTACAGACAGGCTACAGAGATCTGAGCACTTACAGACAGGCTACAGACATCTGAGCACTTACAGAGAGGCTACAGAGATCTGAACACTTACAGAGATCTGAACACTTACAGACAGGCTACAGAGATCTGAACACATACAGACAGGCTACAGAATCTGAGCACCCTACAATGAGTTTAACAACGTGACACGCAGCATGCACTGCATCTACATTTATCATTTGTACATGCATGTCAGCAATATCACAGATCACATAAGAAAAGTGAAAACGTTCCAGTacaatatatatacatatatgatGAACCACCATTCTGGGCTTAATTTGTAATCAATACTACAGAAAACACTTCCCAAGTGTATGCAAGCATCTGGCATTTCAACACACAATTTAGTTATTAGGCCAAATGAAGTTATAAAGCCACACTACAGCCTGACTCCATTCAATGCTGATCTCCAGCAACCCAAGCAGCAGACTCAATTTTTCAAGGACTGTTCTAGACAGACCTTTGCAGCAGATAAATGGGAACATAAGGGTTGGCATCAGCTGTTCTGGGCCTGAAGTAATCATGTGCAGTACACAGCAGATAGATCCCAACCAGTTTTCTCCTTCCTGTGATTCAGGTTTCACCTAACACCTTTAGAGGCTTAACAACAAAGTATTTCAGGGGTTTTTGCTTAGCAGTGACACAgtaaaacaatgaaaacaaaaattaactgATAAGGAAAACCCTCCAAGTCATCTCTGGACAGTTCCTTTTCCAAATGTGAAGACTAGAGATAATTCTTTAAAGAAATCCAGCCTCCTTCTTACCCTTTCTTATCCAGTTAATACTTACCCTTGGTATTCAATGTACTTGTAAATCATGCCTGCAATCAGCATAGCTACCAAAGCATAATACCAAGATGAAATGAACATCAGTGCCAGGCAAATACTCATGCCTAAAAATGACAGGGCcctaaaacaaaaagcaaaggtATTAATAGGTAGTGGGGCAGAAAAGCTTAAAAAACAAGTCAATTACATTCTTGCtctattttctttaaactgtCTCTGCTGAACTGGCAGTGAAAGCAAAGCCTCCAACGGATCTCCCCAGTCCCACCAGTTTTAGTATCCTGCTGTTAAAATGAAAGTCTTGTGTCATGAAATATCTGAGTCTGGCTCTTGTGTACAACTGATAACCAGAGAAGCAGAAGAtgctcctgccctcctggggAAGGTTCCAGGTGCAGACTGCAagtcagagctgccagcccttcACTCACCAGTGGTAGTACTTGAAGCGTGGCCGCCAGTTCGGGGTTCGCAGCAGTGTCTGGACTGCACACGCCAGATTAACAAAGAGGTAACACATCAagaaaaacctgcaaaaccAAAGTGCAAAACCTTTTAGCAAGCCCATTTATAGATCCTGGCATATATTGTAATTACATGATTGATTTCAAGTCAAAATCCCGCTGCTCTGTCACATGCCATGTCCCCCTACCCCTCTGATTTTTATTATCACCATGAAGTCGCtagaacaatttttaaattggATCAAGTTAGATCTGTTCACAACATAATGCTTTGTTCTGTggttaaaatgtttttccaaaccaaacaaatatataatataaactTGCTTATTCACAGAATACTCCAGAGTAGAAATAAATAGATTTACATGCAGAGCCTGAAGTCAAAGGAATAACAGAAATTACAGAAGTGGAAACCAGCTAATTTGCTTTACTGGTTTAAGATACAGTTCTGAAAGACAATCAAACTACCAAAACTCAAGAGTAATTCCTATACCCTCCCCAAGACAGAAACCAGGCTGTTTCTTACATTGAGAGAATTGGAGCCACCATGTCCAGTGAAGCAATAAGGATTCCTAACTCAGCAATTAATGCCGTTAACAGAAGAGCCCACGTCGGTTCACCATTTGCTTTCCCATGACCAAAGAtctgaagaaacagaaacattaaGCATATCTTCCAAGTATTTCATAAAGTTGTGATGGGAGGAAagcaaactgtatttttaaaaataacagtaattCTCCTACATACTTCCTTCTCTAGAGCAAGGAGTCAAATTATTCCAATGGCTTGCCATGCTTCACAGAATTAGATGTTTGACTTCTTGATAAAATTACCCCATAAGTCTAGTTAAAAACCCTTAAAAGTATTCTTTGTTttcaacaaaaggaaaaaacccatcaaaaaaaaacctgccCCTCACTTCAGCGCTGGGCAAACTGGAGAGAATAAATCTGATTTTAGGAGCATGAAGCCAGCTggtgaggcagcaggagcagaaagccCTTTAAGGTGTACACACCCAGAGGAAGGGGATGATGTTGTCCTTGGCTATGGCCTGCAGCAGGCGGGGGGCCCCGGTGAGGCTCTGCAATCCTGCCCCACACGTGGAGAAGAAGGAGCCGATGACGATGACCCAGGGCGAGGGCCACGACAGCGTGCCCACCACCAGGTTCTTGTTCACCGCGTCGCCGTACCTGCGGGCAGGAGACACTCAGGCACCGTGTCCCAAGGACCCTCTGTCACTCGTGTCTGGGGCTTTGGGGTCAGTTTGACATGTCATTTAAATACTGTTATTAATAACACCATATTTTAATCGCTACATtctattattaataatactcTATTATTTTCTTAACTAGAAAACACTAGATTATTTGCTAGAATGTAGCAAACAATATGAGTTATTTCTGATATAGTGattgaaagtgtctgcagcttGATTTCAACATTTCAtgatgcatattttaaaattcttgtaTTATCACAAATTTATGTTCTACTATCACCAAAAAAATGTAAGAACTAAGACATAGGATGGAAAATCTGAGGGTACCAGGCCAGAAAATATCAAATAGAATCAAGAAGATTCCAAAAACAGTGTTTACAATTTACATACAAATATGGTTTAAAAGGCacccagaaggaaaaaattaaaaaacaaattaaaaaaaattaaaaaaacaaggaGAGCAGTGGGGCATGCAGACAAAACAGGCAAGACAAAACACTcacactgcaaaaaaaaaaagaaaatcaaaggaGAGCATTAAAGCAGTAACACTTACTTATCTCTCAGGACAACACCTTCTATGCAGGCTCCAAATAACAACACACAACTGAAGTCTGGAGGACAGTGTGCT is from Prinia subflava isolate CZ2003 ecotype Zambia chromosome 13, Cam_Psub_1.2, whole genome shotgun sequence and encodes:
- the SLC12A4 gene encoding solute carrier family 12 member 4 isoform X3, which encodes MVNQVTENVKELLLKGHGNHKENSPFLNNSEAGKGGDYYDRNLALFEEELDIRPKVSSLLGKLVNYTNLTQGVKEHEEAESTDGSKKKVSKSPSMGTLMGVYLPCMQNIFGVILFLRLTWMVGMAGVLQSFLIVLLCCCCTMLTTISMSAIATNGVVPAGGSYFMISRSLGPEFGGAVGLCFYLGTTFAGAMYILGAIEILLTYIVPQAAIFHPSGVHDVSSAMLNNMRVYGTVFLLLMAVVVFVGVKYVNKFASLFLACVVISILSIYAGAIKSIFDPPEFPICMLGNRTLSRDNFNVCAKTVIKDNVTVASDLWALFCHTTNLTTEHCDEYFLMNNVSEIAGIPGAASGILIDNLWSNYLEKGEILERAHQPSVDVAGQKNNLHLYVLSDITTSFMVLVGIFFPSVTGIMAGSNRSGDLKDAQKSIPVGTILAIVTTSLVYFSCVLLFGACIEGVVLRDKYGDAVNKNLVVGTLSWPSPWVIVIGSFFSTCGAGLQSLTGAPRLLQAIAKDNIIPFLWIFGHGKANGEPTWALLLTALIAELGILIASLDMVAPILSMFFLMCYLFVNLACAVQTLLRTPNWRPRFKYYHWALSFLGMSICLALMFISSWYYALVAMLIAGMIYKYIEYQGAEKEWGDGIRGLSLSAARYALLRLEEGPPHTKNWRPQLLVLLKLDEDLHVKYPRLLTFASQLKAGKGLTIIGSVIQGNFLETYGEAQAAEQTIKNMMEIEKVKGFCQVVVANKVREGIAHLIQSCGLGGMKHNTVVLGWPYGWRQSEDPRSWKTFIGTVRCTTAAHLALLVPKNVSFYPSNHERYNEGNIDVWWIVHDGGMLMLLPFLLKQHKVWRKCKMRIFTVAQMDDNSIQMKKDLATFLYQLRIEAEVEVVEMHNSDISAYTYERTLMMEQRSQMLRQMRLTKTEREREAQLVKDRHSIARLESLYSDEEDEADPVPENIQMTWTKEKCDAEKRNRGSAVGSFRDLITIKPNQSNVRRMHTAVKLNEVIVNRSHDARLVLLNMPGPPKNTDGDENYMEFLEVLTEGLERVLLVRGGGREVITIYS